In Leuconostoc kimchii IMSNU 11154, one genomic interval encodes:
- a CDS encoding M13-type metalloendopeptidase — protein MVRLQDNFYEAINGEWEKTAVIPNDKPRTGGFSDLSDDIEQWLIATSNGWLHGNDLPEDQILKNFVAYYHLTADTKTRDALGVEPVLPLIAQYQSFNSFAEFVSHIVTLEKSGFPNALPFGIEPDFKDAQTNVLWAGALSLLLPDTTYYEKDHEQGQTLLKKFREEQELLLPHFGFSAAETTDLIDKYLALDARAAAVVLSQEENHEYAKLYHPYDWKKFTKLAPELPLDDILTDLIGQHPDKIIVPEERFWAAADQFYSESAWPLLKAYLIVTVANQFTGYLSDDIRILGGQYQRELTGLPEAMSTEKAAVYLAAQPFNQAIGYYYAQQKFSPEAKADVEAKVATMIDVFKQRLQSNDWLNEETKQKAIVKLNTIVPHIGYPEKLPARLYQKVVSPEKTLFEVATQLRQVEIAYSWSQWQQPVDRSEWHMPAHLVNAYYDPQQNQIVFPAAILQTPFYSLNQSSSANYGGIGAVIAHEISHAFDTNGASFDEYGSLNNWWTDDDFAAFRERTDKVVNQFDGLDSYGAKVNGKLTVSENVADLGGLAAALAAAKLDSDFSVTDFFDSWATIWRMKARPEYMRLLAAADPHGPAELRVNVQVQNFDDFFDAFHVNVGDKMWLSPESRVQIW, from the coding sequence ATGGTTCGATTACAAGATAATTTTTATGAAGCAATTAATGGCGAATGGGAAAAAACCGCCGTTATTCCTAATGACAAACCACGAACAGGTGGGTTCAGTGATTTGTCTGATGATATTGAGCAGTGGTTAATAGCAACAAGTAACGGTTGGTTACATGGAAATGATCTCCCTGAAGATCAAATCTTGAAAAACTTTGTGGCTTATTACCACCTAACTGCTGATACAAAAACACGGGACGCATTAGGTGTTGAGCCTGTATTACCGCTTATCGCGCAATATCAGAGTTTTAATTCTTTTGCAGAATTTGTAAGTCATATTGTGACGTTAGAAAAATCTGGCTTTCCAAATGCTTTACCATTTGGTATTGAACCAGATTTTAAAGATGCACAGACAAATGTTTTGTGGGCTGGCGCGCTTAGTCTACTGTTGCCCGACACAACATACTATGAAAAGGATCATGAACAGGGACAAACTTTGTTAAAAAAGTTCCGTGAAGAGCAAGAATTATTATTACCACATTTTGGTTTTTCAGCGGCAGAGACAACTGATTTAATTGACAAATATTTAGCACTTGATGCGCGAGCAGCAGCGGTTGTCTTGAGTCAAGAAGAAAATCATGAATATGCGAAATTGTATCATCCATATGACTGGAAAAAATTCACAAAATTAGCACCAGAATTGCCCTTAGATGATATTTTAACGGATTTGATCGGTCAACATCCAGATAAAATTATTGTGCCTGAGGAACGCTTCTGGGCAGCAGCTGATCAATTCTATTCAGAATCAGCTTGGCCTTTGTTAAAGGCGTATCTGATTGTGACAGTTGCTAACCAATTTACTGGTTATTTGTCTGATGACATTCGCATTTTAGGTGGGCAATATCAACGTGAATTAACTGGTTTACCAGAAGCAATGAGTACAGAGAAAGCTGCTGTTTATTTGGCAGCGCAACCATTTAACCAAGCTATTGGTTATTATTACGCACAACAAAAATTTTCACCAGAAGCGAAAGCAGATGTTGAAGCTAAAGTAGCGACAATGATTGATGTCTTTAAGCAGCGATTGCAATCAAATGATTGGCTTAATGAAGAAACAAAGCAAAAGGCAATTGTTAAACTTAATACGATTGTGCCACACATTGGTTATCCCGAGAAATTACCAGCTAGATTATATCAAAAGGTGGTATCACCAGAAAAGACATTGTTTGAAGTGGCTACGCAGCTAAGGCAGGTTGAGATTGCTTACTCATGGTCTCAGTGGCAACAACCTGTCGATCGTAGTGAGTGGCATATGCCTGCACATTTGGTTAATGCTTACTATGACCCACAACAAAATCAGATTGTGTTTCCTGCGGCAATCTTGCAGACACCTTTCTATAGTCTAAATCAATCGTCATCTGCAAATTATGGCGGTATTGGTGCAGTAATTGCCCATGAAATTTCGCACGCATTTGATACCAATGGTGCATCTTTTGATGAATATGGCAGCCTTAATAATTGGTGGACTGATGATGATTTTGCTGCCTTTCGTGAGCGTACGGATAAGGTCGTTAATCAGTTTGACGGGTTAGACTCCTATGGTGCAAAAGTTAATGGTAAATTAACTGTATCTGAAAACGTGGCTGATTTAGGTGGCCTAGCTGCAGCGTTAGCAGCTGCTAAATTGGATTCAGATTTCTCTGTGACCGACTTTTTTGATAGTTGGGCAACAATTTGGCGTATGAAGGCGCGTCCAGAATATATGAGATTACTTGCGGCAGCTGATCCTCATGGCCCAGCTGAATTACGTGTTAATGTACAGGTCCAAAATTTTGATGACTTTTTTGACGCATTCCATGTTAATGTTGGCGATAAAATGTGGTTATCACCAGAATCACGTGTTCAAATTTGGTAA